The Mauremys reevesii isolate NIE-2019 linkage group 7, ASM1616193v1, whole genome shotgun sequence genome includes the window TAGGCATGTGCTACTGACCCTAGGTGAAGTATGGCCTTAAGGCTTTTGATTCTGGCCTGCCTTTGCTAGCCAATATGACCCCATATATGCAAAATACTAATGTTTATCTCAGTACGTCACATGACTgggtttttaaaaacttgttttctcCCAACTTGAAAGCAAAATGCTATATAAGGCTGTTAAAATACAGAATTTGCCTAGCTTTTGCATACTTTGTGAGTGCACTTCTAACCCAAAGAAATGTTCGCACTTTCTAAAAGGAAATGTATTTGGCTGCTAGTCCAAAATGTGCATGTGGCTATtatttggggtttatttttcttttacatgAAGAAAACAAGTTATTTCTTTCTCTTTCGTTATTACACAAGTCATTTCTGTGCCAACACAATCATTGGTTTTCATAAGTATTTCACTATCCATCATGTATCCAGGCACCAAAGCAGAACACCCAGGTTCTGTAGACTTAGTACAGACTACATCTTGTGTAAACCAGCatagtgaagtcaatgaagttacgctgatttacagcagctgaggttctAGTCCTAAATATCCTCATAGACATGATACACCCCAATGAAATATCTGTGATGTTCTTGTTCCATAAACTAAAGTTCCTTATGTGGGCATTTTATAATAAAGCATTGGGGAGGATTTTATTCAATATAGATGAAATGtgtcagctgtttcatgttaATGATCCTTGAATTAAGAACTACTAAGTACAGATCAACACAATAAACCACAACGCTCcaaaggaaccattatgatataTTGTATCGCTGATTCTGTAATAATTGTAGTGCTTCATATACTTCTAGCGATATTGGAGTGCATTCAATCTTCTTTAAAGAGGTGAAGTAGTTATTCCATTAAGGGGGACTGATCCAGCAGTTCCAACACAAATGGGTGCTTTACCTGTGTAGTGATTACAGGAATGGTCTCGTAAATTGTTACTGGTACACAGGAGTGGTACATATGTGAAGTAAATAACAGATTTCACACAgttaaaaaatgaaaagcaaaggaaattaaCGAAAACAATCTGTGCTCAATTAAGAATGTTAAGAACTGGACCTAAGCCAAGAAAACCAAGGAAACTCAAGATTTGTGTTTGTCACTGAACACTTCATTCAATCTATTCTGACTAGTTATTGTAGCTGATTATTAGGCACACATATGGCCAATTCCTATTCTCTGATACAGCCATGGAAAAACCCTAAAGCCAGTGAACTCCAAAGAAGCCAGCAGTGTTACCTGGCtgtaactgagagaagaatttggctcaCTTTGCAGAAACTGCTCTAGGAGAGTCTGATCCATAgtctactgatgtcaatggagaaGACGCCCatgacttcaatgagatttggatcaggcccataccaAGACTCAGCAGTATGAATTAAGGATGGAGAGACATCCACAAGCCACAAAGAGCAAGAAAATGTAGAGCAAAGGCAGACCCGGAACACTATTAAAAATAGTTCTTTTGTGGTAATTAATCTAATAATGTAGAAATTGAGAGCTGAGGTCATTGTTCTCACTGAGATAAATGCAATAATGCCTTTCACAAGCAGCAgggaaaacagaagagaaaacaGGAGATTGCATCTTCTTTTGTGCAGTTTGTGgctaatttattttcaaatatataaatgAATGCATAGGAATGGATGCTTAATTGCTAATATCTATTATTTATATACATTACCCCacttaaaacagaacaaaaaagccTCACACATGCAGAATTTGGAAGATGTGTTACATCCATTAGCACAGTTCATGGTGTGTGCTCTGATGGGAATTTAAAAGCATCTTTACTGCACATCACAGACTTTGTGCTGAAACGTTACTTTATTATTAAAGTCTTGTGCTTTTTGTGTGGTCCCTTTCCTGGGTAGACCCTTAAGAACTATATCTATTCTCAGAAGATTATGTGAGCACCAGTAAGGTTAATAAATTCAGGAAAATCTGTGTTATTAGAAAACagatcttattttttttattttagaaaaagcTGAAAAGATCCCTAATTGCTCTATTATTTTGAATTTGATATGTCTTATCAAGGTGCAAGGGGGAAATTTCATAAATATAAGATACCTAAAAAGAATAGTCTTAATTACACCATGGACTATTGGATAAAATGATTAGATTTTCTACACTGCAAATTTCATACAATTAAATGCAGCAGTGTCACCttataaaatgtttcaattttctaATTATTTCAGTTCATTTGCTCAGAAAAAAATATAAGCATGAATTTACTAAGTATCACCAAAATCTAGTCATTCTCATTCTACAGAACTGACTGGGAAGTTAGTTGTGCTTGTCTGAACTTAAATAGATCTTGACATATTGAAATAAGTATTAAAATTGATAACATTGCCAATGATATGCTACTTACGGAAAGAATTTCAATCACATGCTATTTATTCTTTATTCTACCTGCTGAatagaggttttttaaaaaaataaagaagttggagtgattttttttattttattttttttaaatcgagaaagcttttaaaaataatcttctgGAAACTTTCTAGCTGTGAACTTCTCAGTTAACTTCACTGGTCACGTTGCATTATGTTACATGATATATATCATGCCACAACAGAACAAATGCAGCTGAATAAGATCTGACAGTTTGTCATACTAGAGCAAGAAATGTGATAACATCCAATATTTTTTCCTGAAAGTACCAGTGAAAACAATTTTCACTACTGAGAAATagtttccttaaaaaaataaagggaaaaaacagCTGAAAAGATTTGGGTCCTGATAATTACTTGCGCTGATCCTtcaggaggaaaaagaaaaagaaaaaaaaaaaactttgttgaTAGGCATTACAAGATGCAGTCaagtgcagggccgcccgggggggggggggaaagaggggcaaTTTCCCCCAAGCCCTGGAATTCAggaattcagcagcggggggtccttccgctccgggacccgccgccgaagtgctgggtcctcggcggcaattcggcagcggggggcccccgccaccaaaggccccaggccccctgaatgaGGTCATGTTATGATTTCTGAAATAAGTGAATGCACTGGAAGTGCAAATCATTGGCAGAATCCACCACACCTCAAACTGCATCTCTGCCAATTTCCAAATCGTTCAGATTTGCCTCTGAACACCTTAGCTTGCTTCAACACTaacaaatgggagctgagctgtttggaaAAGCTGGCTGCAATTGTAGGGGCCGAGCACGGGGGAATCAAAGCCTGGGTGAGCACATTAAGGAAACCTTCTAGGGCATTTATATATACTGTAAGTATGAAGTGACTGCCAAAGCACCTGCAACATTACAGGACAATTACTCTAGTCATGAGCTTGTCCTTCTGGGGCTGATGCTTGCTGATATGTAAGAGTTACTCCCTTACACAATGCTGGAAAGAAAACAACTTCCCTTTAAAATGTACCTTTCCTAGTTGATACTCTTTTTCCACGtttcccccttttaaaaattaacaagCATGTGAATTAGAAAGTGAAAAGCCTATTTAAGAGAGAGGGTGAACTGTGACCCTGGGCAGAGCATAGAATACCAAACTGCAATGTGTTAACTCTACTCTGTACTGTTCCTTTTCTGCCCCCTTTTTGGTAAGTGTTGCAAACTAGCATTCACTGGAAGTTGAaggctaggcaaattcagactggaaataaaggcaTAATTTGTTAGCGGTGagcgtaattaaccattggaacaacttaccaagggttgtacTGGTGTCTGCATCACTGACAATTgttaaatcaaaactggatgtttTTCCAAAAGATCTGCTAGAGAGagttattctggggaagttctctggcctgttttatacaggaagtcagactagatgatcacaatggttccttctggtcttaGAATCTATGTATCTATTAAATCAGACTCCTTCTAAAAATCAGCCTAGAAGCATGTGATTAATCTGTGCTGTTTTACACCACTCCACAAGTGAGTTCTGCTCTCACGCATAAATTCATCTAAATCCTCATCCATCTGCCATGTCCAATTCTGTGATTCAGCTATACAGCATCGTATGCGTCCTAACTGATCCTTTCCATATCAACAACTAATAACTAAGCATTTAGTAgactttaagggcctgatccaactctcactgaactcagtggaactCTTTCTGTTGGCTTTAGTGAGCATTAGTTAAGGCCCTAAAATGCTCTGATGGGCTGACAGCccagaaaaatattatttcaacaccaagggcccaatcctgaaatctTTACATGCAGGCAAAAACCCCACTGGAAGTTTTGCCTGCAGAAGGGGTACAAGATTGGGACTGAGGATTTCTACATTGAATTATAAATTCCTATCTGAAAAAATGAAAATCTATTATGTAGCCTATGGCAGATGCTGTGTTTGAGTGGAATTACTGGCATCACACTAGAGATATGATTGTGCTTTTTTGTAATAATGTAGCACAATGGAGATTATCCTCATTGAGTGAAATTCACGCCTATGCAGAGGACCAGCCCAGGGCATCAGCCCTACTAAAACCCCTCTGTACAAAGGTGAGTTTCACTCATATGGAATACTTTCATCCAAAAGACGGTGGGGGTTTTTCTATCCAGACCAAACAACACAGGACATCATTTTATGTAATATGTTTTACTGCTGTCATTtttcaaaattatattttaagCTTAGTTTGTCATCTGCAGGGATCTCTGACTTCTGGGTCTCATTTAAATGTAGTCACTCTGCCTGAATTTGGAGTGCTATGGTAGTGAATCAAACCCTCTCTCTTTCCTGTATCtcactctttttcttttttcttagatGAATGTGCATCTCTTATCCTGGCCTGCTTGTTCTGCCAATTTTGGGACTTTCTTATAATGCTGCCTAATACCTGTGAAAATTGGTTGATAAATACGTGCTGTCCGTCCTATAGATATCACCATACCTCCAGTGAAAACCACTCCAACAATGACTGTACCTGTGACTGTGACATTGATTGCAGCATTTTTGAATCTTGTCATGAAACCAGTGAATGTCTGGAACTTGCTTTGGAGATTTCTGAAGTCTGTTATCGCTAATAGGAAACAATTGACAGAATTCCCACAAACTGTCTGAATGGAAACTGACACAGTAAAAAGgatataagattttttttaaataattggagtGTTTGCTAACCAGGGCTGTGTGTATTCTCTGATGTCCCTTTGGAAGAACTGTCTAGCATTACCAAAGAAAATTCTGTTTGTATGATTTCACATGCCACTGAAGCCAATAAAGAATGAAAACCTGTTTCCTACCTTGCAACAGATGAAAACAAAATTCCTAAATACCAGCTGTGCTAATTGCTTTGCTCAGGGTCAGTCTCATGCTTTTATAAATCTCTCTATTGCATTCAACATGGATTTCCCTCCATCCACAAACATAAGACAAATTAGGATATTCTTTTAGGAATGATATATATTAAGTCATCTTTCTAATGCATTCATACATAAACATGTATTACACATTGTTGGGTATTATTAATAATGTATGCTATAACAtcattttataattaaaaatgtatttatacaATCTCTTAAAACACACTTATATGCTCAGTTTAGGTAGAAAAGAAAATTAAGTGAACTAGAAACCATGCTAGATGTAATTACAAAAAAGGTCtctaaaaaatctccaatgaatTTTGAAGAGGATGGATTTTAACAGCGTACTGCAATTCAACAGTGTATTAATGTGTGTGCCTATCGTTATGTAATATCAGGTTATGCCTATTGTTCATTAGTTATAGGAAAGAGCTCCTTAATTCTAATTAGCATTAATAGAAATTGAATGCACACTTCTAGAGGAGAATTTCCCTACAGATAGCCAGTAACGCTTTTTCCCAATTTTTGTTTGTGTGATTTTTTGTAAAGAGCAGAATACTGTAAGCAATAACAGTGTTGGAAAACAGACATGAGTGCACAAAAGATAAAAAAAATGCACAAAAGATAAAAAATGACAGTATCCAAGTTGGAGGCACTTACTACAGTCTGTAACACTCTCTGTATTATTCTTTTCTGATAATGGGTCTgattaataaaaatgaaatgaacaTTGTACATTACACGTGTGACAACAAAAGGATGGAAATTCAGCTACCAAGGGGCGGAGAATCTGCATATTgagcaaaaaagaaaatacaataaGTTGCTCGTTCGTGTGGGAGGTTTACATACTGAAGCTGGCCTGCTCTGTGGCAGCATTTGCCTTCTATGTGCACTCACAGATTTCCAAGCaagcccactgat containing:
- the MDFIC2 gene encoding myoD family inhibitor domain-containing protein 2 isoform X2, which gives rise to MLSQLHKDIQLTSEKHKDKKPMKGIMSSASEFSITDAPSKDTKNETKLSDSSTSSLSSLEKCRTQFTYIENDASVHQRDSDDECASLILACLFCQFWDFLIMLPNTCENWLINTCCPSYRYHHTSSENHSNNDCTCDCDIDCSIFESCHETSECLELALEISEVCYR